In the genome of Sporocytophaga myxococcoides DSM 11118, the window TAAGATAAAAATAAAAGAAAATGAGTAAGGCTACTAATTCTGAATATAGCATAGATGGGAGATTTTGGATCAACTCTGAAAAAGGACCATTTTTAGGCCGGGGACGTGTAGAACTCCTTAAAAAGGTAAAAGAACATGGTTCCATCTCAAAAGCTGCTTCATCCATGGAAATGGCCTATAAACAAGCCTGGCAGTTGATCCAGTCAATGAATGAAAAAGCATCTTCTCCACTTGTAGAAAAAGTTATCGGAGGAAAAGGTGGCGGAGGCGCTATGCTTACCAAAGAAGGTGAAAAAATGATTAAGCTTTTTGAAGACCTTGAAAAGGATATTCAAGAGTTTCTTGACAAAAAATCTGCAAAACTCAAGATTTAATTAATAAAAGATGCTCCAGGGACTTAGCCCCCTGGAGCACCTTTTTTAATTTATTCATACATCCCTACTTCCGTTATCCTGAATTAATAAGAACTTGGAACTAATTTAAATCCCCTTCCGAAAGATTCAATACACAAGGAAATATCACCCGCAAAACTTCCACTCTGAAATTTCGTCTATCTGTTTCCTTCTTCTTTCTTTTCTCCTCATGAAGTTCGCTTTTCCAATAATCCACTTCCTTCACAATGCCTTCCAGTTGGTTTAAATTCTTTAATGAATTAAGCTTTTGATCTAAGACCTTTTCATCAATCTCCTCCAAAATGATATCTTCATATACTTTTGATTCTACATTTTCAACTTCAGAGAAATAAAGCTTATCAACTTTAAAGCCGAGGCAAACCATTTTGTATTTCATTAGCTCATTAAGTTGCTCTTCAAAGAGGTCCTTGTCCTGTTTCAGTCTCATAAAGCTATTAAGCTTATCTGCCAATAGATAGACATAGACTTTGTCAAACTCTTTATACTCTTTGAACTTAACAGAGAATGGAAGATATTTAATTTCTGCTTTCTTTCCACCTGCAGAGTATTTGAATGTAGTCCTATTCACTGTAGCCTCCCAGACCAATCTATCTATATTTTTCCAACCACCAGATCGTATTGAAAATCCATAAACCTGTGCGGATGCGAAAACAGGTTTGATAATTCCCAGTTGTCTGCAAGCTTCTGTAAGATTAAGATCATATTCATCCTGAAGATTTATGATTTCCCTTACTTTATCTTCACTCTCATGGGTTGCTTTTTTCTTTTGAGCAATGCGTTCAAGCCTATTCTGCTCTTGCCTGATTGCCAGTTCTGTTTTAAATGCAGCTTCCGAGACCGCTTTTGCTTGCATTGAATAAAACTCACGAAGCTTCTCCATCTGACTGTTGCCTACATTTACCTTTCCTTCTTTTCTGGAAGCAAAATCAAGAAAAACTTTTTTCAACTCTCCATTTAACTGTTTTGAGGTCATTAAATCAATTGCGGAAATTGGCTTATTCAGATTCTTCACATACAAATCTAGTATTTCACTGTCGCATGTTTTATGGATGAATGGAATTCGCTCCTGAAATTCACGTGTAGCAATTAAAGTCTTCTGAAAACGATCATTCCAAATGGCCTTTATCTTGGCTGGGTTTATCGCTTGAATATCATTTTTCTCAAACTTATAATTATTTTTAGTATGTGTATATTGTTCCGTATCATCCCCTTCGATGGATTCAGGTTCAATTGCATTAGATCTGACAAACATTCCCGCAAAAGAATAATAAAGACTGTCTGTAAATTTCTTATCCCTAACATTATATCACCACTTTGCAAGAGAATCAAGATATGCAGGAGGATAAAAATTGAGAGAATGAATATCAACAGGAGTTAAATAATTACTCAGAGGTTTAGGTTTAACCCAATTGATTGTACCATCATTCGTATGTACTCCATCGAACAATTGCATATCACCTCTTTTGTTATTTGTGGGCACTTCAGCATAAATGCTCTTTAGAGAATCAATAGTTAACTCTTTGCCATTCTGTTTTGCACTGATAAAAAACATACCTGCACTTTCAAGTAAAGTACCGTCAGTAGTACTAGTTAATCCGCTTTTCATGATAGATGCAGCATCCATAGCTTCTTTAAACGTCAATTGAATTTTCCCTTTCACCGGCTTGCCGTTTCCATTAATGAAGCAAGA includes:
- a CDS encoding winged helix-turn-helix domain-containing protein gives rise to the protein MSKATNSEYSIDGRFWINSEKGPFLGRGRVELLKKVKEHGSISKAASSMEMAYKQAWQLIQSMNEKASSPLVEKVIGGKGGGGAMLTKEGEKMIKLFEDLEKDIQEFLDKKSAKLKI